One region of Cottoperca gobio chromosome 19, fCotGob3.1, whole genome shotgun sequence genomic DNA includes:
- the LOC115024464 gene encoding zinc finger protein Pegasus-like — protein sequence MEEIKTEPVDFVKEFQEYLTQQTQHVNMISGSVCGEKETGEPFQAVAPRSEQNGLDPPYVEVNLPMEDGSDVQMDGLERTCDGKYKCSYCSYANKGMARLIEHIRIHTGEKPHRCQLCPFASAYERHLEAHMRSHTGEKPYKCDLCAFRCSDRSNLSHHRRRRHKLLPTRAVRSSFSNKRMLSSLQKRTGSLGFSRRLLINFNPPSMVMPKSDYLSDLSHKIHHNLNSSEYQNLPKVHENNSCNRAANGMTFNNPLDQLSTLAGQLADLHPESQTPASPDRDSLKDEKPILIQQVSSEHLVMCSNGVQTSPPKNKSPTSGCGSCSPVPGLGFENSMNTLTASVSNSQPSTPAPALNTPDQQLLNKCQHCDIHFQDNILYTIHMGCHGYEQPFQCNICGHMCIDKYDFSCHFARGQHK from the exons ATGGAAGAGATAAAAACCGAGCCTGTGGATTTTGTGAAGGAATTCCAAGAATACCTGACACAACAAACTCAGCATGTCAACATGATCTCCGGCTCTGTTTGCGGAGAAAAGGAGACAGGGGAGCCGTTTCAAGCAG TTGCCCCCAGGAGTGAGCAGAATGGTTTGGATCCTCCGTATGTGGAGGTGAACCTACCAATGGAGGATGGGTCAGATGTACAGATGGACGGCCTCGAGAGGACCTGCGATGGAAAGTACAAGTGCAGTTACTGCAGCTATGCCAACAAGGGCATGGCTCGTTTAATAGAGCACATCCGCATCCACACAG GAGAAAAGCCTCATCGCTGCCAGCTGTGCCCGTTTGCTTCAGCGTACGAGCGCCACTTGGAAGCCCACATGCGCTCgcacacaggagagaagccgTACAAATGTGACCTTTGTGCCTTCCGCTGTAGCGACCGCAGCAACCTGTCTCACCACCGTCGCCGCCGCCACAAACTCCTGCCCACGAGAGCCGTCCGCTCTTCGTTCTCCAACAAGAGAATGTTGAGCTCCCTGCAGAAGAGGACAGGCTCGCTGGGCTTCAGCAGGCGACTGCTCATCAACTTCAACCCTCCCTCTATGGTGATGCCAAAGTCGGATTATCTGAGTGACTTGTCTCACAAGATCCACCACAATTTGAATAGCAGTGAGTATCAGAACCTTCCCAAGGTACATGAGAACAACAGTTGCAACAGAGCTGCTAATGGTATGACTTTTAATAACCCACTGGACCAGCTGTCTACACTTGCGGGCCAGTTAGCCGACCTTCATCCTGAGTCTCAGACTCCTGCATCCCCAGACAGGGACTCCTTAAAAGACGAGAAGCCCATCCTCATACAACAGGTCTCCAGTGAACACCTTGTCATGTGTTCAAATGGAGTGCAGACTTCACCACCTAAAAATAAATCTCCCACCTCAGGCTGCGGGAGTTGCAGTCCTGTTCCTGGCCTCGGCTTTGAGAACAGCATGAACACTCTTACTGCGAGTGTTAGCAACAGCCAGCCGAGCACACCCGCTCCTGCCCTGAACACACCGGACCAACAGCTCTTAAATAAATGCCAGCACTGTGATATTCACTTTCAGGACAACATCCTCTACACCATACACATGGGCTGTCATGGCTACGAACAGCCGTTCCAGTGCAACATCTGTGGGCACATGTGTATAGACAAATACGACTTTTCATGCCATTTTGCCCGTGGACAACACAAGTGA